From one Lycium ferocissimum isolate CSIRO_LF1 chromosome 5, AGI_CSIRO_Lferr_CH_V1, whole genome shotgun sequence genomic stretch:
- the LOC132057670 gene encoding uncharacterized mitochondrial protein AtMg00810-like, producing MNVVGSRWVCKTKLKSDGSIDRYKARLVDKGQLDVKNAFLHGYLQEEVYVAQPPGFIDSEYPNHVCSLMKALYGLKQAPRSWFDRFSLYLLHLGFKCSRADSSLFVLHCTKGTILLLMYVDDIVIIGSSPSHVQEIITALGKEFAMKDLGPLHFFLGIEVTYFDGGIHLNQSKYATELLKKTDMIMARAVNTPLAQKHGLHEAQGSPANTSVYRSIVGSLQYLTLTKPNITHAVNLASQFMQTPNSEHFQAVKRIFRYMKETVQLGLRLIAKSPLRLYGFSDADWGGCTTTRRSTTGYSVYLGANCISWASKKHHTVARSSAEAEYRALASAAAEITWIT from the exons ATGAATGTGGTTGGATCAAGATGGGTGTGCAAGACCAAACTTAAGTCAGATGGTTCTATAGATAGATACAAAGCCAGGCTGGTTGATAAGGG ACAACTTGATGTCAAAAATGCATTCTTGCATGGATATCTGCAAGAAGAAGTCTACGTGGCACAACCACCAGGTTTTATTGACTCTGAGTATCCCAACCATGTCTGCTCATTGATGAAGGCTTTGTATGGTCTTAAACAAGCACCTAGATCATGGTTTGACAGGTTTAGTCTGTACTTACTTCACCTTGGTTTCAAGTGTAGTAGGGCAGACTCATCATTGTTTGTTCTGCATTGCACTAAAGGTACTATCCTACTCCTcatgtatgttgatgatatagtGATCATTGGCAGCTCTCCTTCACATGTTCAGGAAATAATCACAGCACTTGGTAAGGAATTTGCAATGAAGGACCTTGGTCCACTGCATTTCTTTCTTGGAATAGAAGTCACTTACTTTGATGGAGGTATTCATCTAAATCAAAGTAAGTATGCCACAGAATTGCTCAAGAAAACTGATATGATCATGGCTAGGGCAGTAAACACTCCTCTTGCACAAAAGCATGGGTTACATGAAGCTCAGGGAAGTCCTGCTAACACCTCAGTTTATAGAAGTATTGTAGGCAGTCTCCAGTATCTCACTCTAACCAAGCCTAACATAACTCATGCAGTCAATCTAGCAAGTCAATTCATGCAAACTCCAAATAGTGAGCACTTTCAGGCTGTCAAAAGGATTTTCAGATATATGAAAGAAACAGTTCAGCTTGGACTTAGACTCATTGCTAAATCACCTCTTAGATTGTATGGTTTTTCTGATGCAGACTGGGGAGGATGTACTACCACTAGGAGATCAACCACGGGATACTCAGTCTATTTGGGTGCTAATTGCATTTCATGGGCTTCTAAGAAGCATCATACAGTTGCAAGATCAAGTGCAGAGGCTGAGTACAGGGCACTAGCTTCAGCTGCAGCTGAAATCACATGGATAACATAA
- the LOC132058317 gene encoding putative glucan endo-1,3-beta-glucosidase GVI: MQRLCVLLFVFACVTLSSGVEGIGVNYGLLGNNLPPPAQVINLVKSKNIQNIRIFDPNQDVLKALEGSGISIILGTRNEDLQALASDPTFATNWVVTNIIPHTSNVKFTCISAGNEVIPGPLATFVLGAMQNLDSALKANNLNIPVSTAVPLQVLGTSYPPSNGAFSEDSIQFLKPIAQFLATKKYPLLANVYPYFAYSGNSAQIQLDYALLKNTAPISSDGQFQYSNMFDAMVDSLYAALEKVGQPAVDVVVTETGWPSAGDVYATKDNAQTYANNLIAHVSSGQGTPRRPGKVLETYIFALFNENQKPAGTEENFGLFYPDMTEVYHVNLTP; this comes from the exons ATGCAGCGGCTTTGCGTCTTGTTATTTGTCTTTGCATGTGTGACCTTAAGCTCTG GTGTTGAAGGAATTGGTGTGAACTATGGGCTCTTGGGAAATAATCTGCCACCACCGGCCCAAGTAATTAATCTCGTAAAGTCCAAAAACATCCAAAACATACGAATTTTCGATCCAAACCAAGACGTGCTAAAGGCCCTAGAGGGTTCTGGCATTTCCATAATTCTTGGTACCCGAAACGAAGACTTGCAAGCACTTGCAAGTGATCCAACTTTTGCAACAAATTGGGTAGTCACTAACATTATTCCACATACTTCAAATGTCAAATTCACATGCATATCAGCAGGTAATGAAGTCATACCTGGACCATTAGCAACTTTTGTACTAGGAGCCATGCAAAATCTAGACTCGGCACTGAAAGccaacaaccttaacatacccgtTTCAACGGCAGTCCCATTACAAGTGTTAGGAACCTCGTATCCTCCTTCGAACGGAGCATTCTCCGAGGATTCCATTCAATTCCTTAAACCAATTGCACAATTTTTAGCTACAAAGAAATATCCGTTACTTGCTAACGTCTATCCTTATTTTGCCTATTCGGGAAATTCTGCTCAAATTCAATTAGACTATGCACTTTTAAAAAACACTGCTCCAATTTCAAGTGATGGCCAATTCCAATACAGCAACATGTTTGATGCAATGGTGGACTCTCTATATGCTGCATTAGAGAAAGTTGGACAACCAGCGGTAGATGTTGTGGTTACAGAGACAGGGTGGCCGAGTGCTGGTGATGTTTATGCAACTAAAGACAATGCTCAAACATATGCAAACAATTTGATTGCACATGTTTCTTCTGGACAAGGAACTCCTAGGAGGCCTGGCAAAGTTTTGGAGACATACATTTTTGCTCTCTTCAACGAGAACCAAAAGCCCGCTGGTACCGAGgaaaattttggtttattcTACCCCGATATGACTGAAGTTTACCACGTCAACTTAACACCCTAG